Genomic segment of Octadecabacter arcticus 238:
AGATGACACGGCTGAACTCTGCATCCATATGAAACGATCCAAACGCCCGTGCGGCATAAGTTTCAAGGTCGAAGCCCTCGTCCTTGACAAACCACTCAGGAGTGACCTCAGCCCAAAAAATGCGGTCCATCCTAAACTGACGGAACTGGTCATCTTTGTGCGGATCACGTGCCACCAAATAATGCCGGGTGCCAAGCAGCATACCGTAGGGCTCAACAATCCGCTCACGCGGGGCTGGATCATGTTTCCCTTGGTAGCTGATCATAAGCCGGCACGGCCCTTTTAGTGCAGCGGCAATAACACTTGTAACTTTAGGCGACGTTTTCACCTTGGGACCTGGGCGGCACGCGTAGCCTTGCGCCTCAAGAACAGCTTCCGCATCCACCTCAGCACGCCGCGCCGCTGCAGCGGGCAGCGTTGCCACAAAGCGTTCACGCAACCTTTGCAATACCTCGGCCTGCGAGTGCGCATCGTCTAGCACTGCCCGCCGGACGCTCATCTCAAGGGCCACCAGTTCGTCGTCATAAATACCCTGCATGCTGATCAAAGCAATGTCACGTAGCTTCCACCAATACTGACGACCGCCATGCGTGTGTGGTTCAAGGCTTGGGAAGACCTCCTTTAATGCCTGCACCATGCGCTGGGCTGTACGTTGGTTCACCTCAAACTTGGTCACAATATCTTGCAAGCAGACACCCCGATGGCGTGACGCGCACATGCCCGCCAGCCTCAATAGCTCCTGAGCTTTTCGGTATGACATAGCGCCCCCTCTTATCTACGACAGCTTCTGACGTAGCAACTGTCGCAACCTCCCTCTAGAGGGCGACTCGCTCTATGGTTTTTTTGATTGAGGAATAGTGCCATCACCGTTGAGGAGATGTTGCAAAGGCATGCCTTCCCCAACCTACAACCTAGACGGTTTCTCCCTCTCACCAGCGCCTCAGGCGGCGGCACCTTGACCAGGTGGCGTCTGCTTAAAACAGGGAACGGAACCAAAATGGCATTACCACCGAGAGCCTTCTTCACATTGTACGAAACCGCAACACGATGGGGCTGCACCATCGCCGACCTTGCGGGCTGGGCCAGCGAAGGCAAGCTGAATATCGTGACTGGCATTCCACTCGCCATTTGCGGACCCGACAAGGTGTCCGGCAAGATCAGCATATCACCGATGGACATGCTGCCCCTCTTCAGGCGCAGCGGCACCGGGCCAACCACCATCCACCTGATGCGGGTAAAACCTGAATGCGGCAGCGACTGGGCTTACGTCACAGAGCCCGTCGATGGGATCACAGTCTCCATCGCGGATTTGCTCATTAGCGGCCACGATGTCCTTCGATTTGAGGATGAGCATGATTTATTGCGGCGCGTCGGTGGAGGCACAGGCACGCTTTCGCCCTATGACTGGGAAGGCATGTACGTGGCCTTGACCCGGCGCGTTCACGAGCACGGCTTACCCGGGACACAAACAGAGTTGATAGCGGAAATGCAGGACTGGTTTGGCGATGTCGCCGAAAGCGGTGACGTGCCCGACGAAAGCACCATACGGCGCAGGTTGCGGCCGTTTTGGCGCGCGCCGCGCGGTGATAGCTGAAAGTAAAAAATGTCAGCCGCGCTTCACATCTGCATCATGGATAATTTTGGGACGCGGCCGGAACATGCCAGCCACAGCATCGACGCCCGCGCGCAGGGGAGAGTCCATCAGGTGCGCGTAGCGCTGGGTCGTTTGCATTTGCGTATGGCCCAGCAGCCTGCCGATCATCTCAAGTGAGGCGCCACCGCTAACCAGCAAGGAAGCAAACGTGTGGCGCAAATCATGAATGCGGACATCGGGCAGGTTTGCCTCTCGTTGCACATTGATCCAAAACCTGCGGATTTCCTTGACAGGCTGACCTGGAACGTCACCGGGAAACAACCACGGGTTATCTCTGGGCACTGAAACAGAGCGTTGGCGCACGATGGCTGCGACGTCTGCAGAAATCGGGATCCGGTGGATTTTGCGCTGCTTGGTGGTGGCAGCAGGTTTTGACCAGATGCACAGTTCGAGATTGAACTGTTCAAACCGTGCCTGACGTACCTCACCAACACGGCTGCCGGTCAGCATGCAGATCCGGATGATGCCCGCCGCCCGCTGATCCTCGGCTGCGTCCAGCACCGCGGCCAGCCGTCCGATCTCCTCTTGCGATAGGAAGCGCTCGCGCGCCGTCTCGACACGTTTTTTGAACCCCGTTGCCGGATTGTCTGTGCGCCAACCCCAGCTGATGGCCAGCGTGAACATCTTGCGCAACACTTCGCCCACGCGATTGGCTCTGATTGGAGTGGGCTTTGCTCCTTGCAGTTTACGTGCACGGTTGTTTGGTTTTTCTTTTGACGGGCGAGCCCTGCCCTGCGCTATAATGTTCAGCAATGTGGCAACATCATGCGGCGTGATATCCGCAACCAGCTTGTTGGCCCAATGAGGCGCCACAAGCTTGGTCAGCATCGCACGCTGGTCGCCCGCATTCAGCGGTGCCAGATGTGGGACATGCTCGGCAAGATATCGGTCAATCATGTCTTTGAACCTTGGCGCTTCACGCAATTCGCTGCGATCACCTAGCGGATCACGCCCCTCGTCTATTTCCCGACGCAGCTCCCGCGCACGTTCGCGGGCGGCCGTGGCACTCCACTCCGGCCAGCGTCCAATTGCCATCCGGCGCTGGCGTCCTGCAAAGCGGTAATCCAACACGAACGACCGAGACCCCGATCGTAAGGTGCGAATGGAGAGCCCCCGGATCTCGGTGTCAAACACCTGATAATCCCGATCTTCTTCCGGGATCATGTCCCTCACGGTTTTTTCGTTCAAACGCAGTCGTTTAACCATATGTATTTCTCCTTCTGCCACTGACACATGCGTAGATTCGCAGACCTATCAAGCGAAGCATGGGCCTTTGACCGGCGCATAGGCGGTGACCGGCGGTGATGCGTAAAATGCTTGCCGGTCCCTGAAATCATTGGAGAGTTTTGGTTCTCGGAAGTGCCACACCGCTGCGAGGCGCAGTGGAAATCCACGTCGAGAGCAGTCAAGCGACACATGCAGCGGCCAATTTGGCACGGCCCAGTGCGTTTAGTGCCCGCACTTTTGTAAATCTTGTTTAAAATCAATGACCGGCAAGGGTCTGACCCCCTTGCCGGTTGGCTCACTGCCGCCGAACAGTCGCCAAACACCGTGAAACAAGGCCAAAGCTTGTAAATCGGTTGTGAACGCAGCGCGCGATGACATGCGATGCCCCCAGCGCACCCTATTTGCCGCTGCACGACTTCTGCGCCCAAAATGGTGAAACTCCAGAAAACTCCATAATATCAATGACCGGCAAGCATTTGGCGCATCACCGCCGGTCACTGCCTTCCCGCCACCCCTTCGTCTCTGCGTTTCTTGAGGCCTGCAATCCGTCCGGTTCGGGCGACAAACAGGAGACAGAAGATGACACAACAAAGAACGACCCTACGACCCACCAAAACAAAACTCTTAAGCGGTTGGATCAGCCGACTGGACCTTGCGCTTGAACTCGGTGTGACAGTCGAAACCCTGCGTCGCTGGGAGGGGCTGCGATTTGGTCCGCCCTGCGTGCGCGCTGGGCGCAAGGTTTATTACCGGCGCGATGCGGTGCAGGATTGGCTGACGCAGCAGGAGATGCCAAACCCTCAACGCGCAGGGGCACGCCGATGAGCATCCCCTTACCCTTCCGCCAACGGACGCGACGCGCTGAACGCGATGAGGCACGCACGGATTGGATCGACGAGCGGCGGCGTGAGGCACGCATGGTTGTCGCTGACGTGATCCATCATTCCGATCACCTGCTGCGCATCGCCTGCAATGTGCTGGTCCGCCACGGCGAGACGCCCGAGGAACGCGAGGATGCGCGCATCTTGCTGGTGGTGCTGGAGGCCAAGACCCCGGGGCGCGGCCATCATCGCGGCCAGGACCCGGAGGTGGAGCGATGAAGCGGCGTGGGACACCCGAGGCGGATCTGCAGCGCGCCGTTGTGGTCGCCTTGCGCTTTGCCCTGCCCAAGGGGGCCATCGTGCATCACTGCGTCAATGAGGTGACGGAAGCTGGGCCCCGCGGTGCGCGGCGACAGGCGATCCTGGTTGGCATGGGCGTGCATCCCGGCTTTGCCGATCTCATCGTGCTGTGCGATGGGCGCGTGCTGTTTCTGGAGCTGAAGTCTCTGAAGGGACGGCTCAGCCCCGCGCAGGAGGGGTTCCGCGATGCTGTGCTGGCGCTGGGCTTTGGCTGGGCCCTGGTGCGCACTATGGATGACGCGCTGGGCGCATTGGCGGATCACGGGTTGACCACACGTGTTGTGCAGACGGGTGAGCAGAGCACACAACGCGATGTTGCCGATACCTCGACAGGGAGGGCCGCCCCATGAGCCATGCCGCCACCAACTGGGCCATCCAGCGCCGCGGGCTCAAGCCCACCACCAAGATCATGCTCTGGCATCTGTGTGATCGCTTCAATCCCGATTACGGCTGTTTCCCCTCCCAAGCCCGTCTGGCACATGATTGCGAGATCGGGCGCGCCACCCTCAACCGCCATCTCGATGATCTGGAAGCTCGCGGGCTTATCCGCAGAATACGGTCAGTCGATGCCAGGACCAGGCAGCAACGCCCCACCCGCTACCTGCTCGGGTTTGAACCGGGCTTCTCACCGTCCGGGCCCGGAAAGCCGGAGGGCGGGGACAGCGCGCAAGACAACGCAGACGTACTGCAAATCCCGTGTCCCGATATGAGACACGGGGGTAGGTCGGAAAAAGCCATGTCTGACAATGACTTGTCAGCGCCAATCCCGCCAGAGCCGCGTCTTGATTTGGGACACGGGGCCGTGTCTCATTTTTGCGAAAACCCGTGTCTCAAAAACGGCGATTCCCGTGTCTCAAATTGGGACACTAACCTTGTAAGAGAACCTTTAAGGGAATCAGTAAAGGAGGAGGAGGACGCGCCAGCGCGCGAAACCGGCTTTGATGATTTTTTTGGTGACCTGCTGCAAGCGCTGGGCTTGGATGCAGATCAGGCATTGCCCGCCTGGTGGCAGGGTTGGCCAGCACGACAGCACGTGCAGCGATGGATTGATCATCTGGGGATGTCGCAGGATCGGATCCTTGCCGTCGCACGAGAGACTCGAGAAGCCCACCCCGCCCCACCTGATGGACCCAAAGCGCTTGATCGGGCGATGGAGCGCGCGGTACGGCGCGATGCCGATGCGGCAAAACAAGCCACAGCCAGCGGCCGAAACCCCAAGCGACAGCGCAAGCGCGATGCCGGTCCCCGTCCCAGCGATGACCAACTTGCGGCGTTCTACGCCGGGATGGTGAACTCCGACGCCTACCTGCCCGCCAATGCGATCAGCAGCGCCATGTGCGGATTGATGCTGACACGCAAACTGGTCACACCCGACCAGCTGCGACTGCGGGGGGTGCTATGAGCAGGTTCGATCGCAGATTCGCCCGCATGCGGGGCCAGCCCAGCGCAGGCGGCAAGTCCAAACGCGCGCTGGGCGTACAGGCAGGCCTCGAATGGGCCTTCCGGGTCGAGAAAGCCCAGCTGGAGCTGCCGCCACGCCAAGACGCGGATGAGGAAAGTCGTGGCTTTGGGCTGGAATACGTCCTGATGCAGCGCGCCGTCCTAGGCTGTCAGATCGATGGCGGGCAACACAAGATGGGCGGCTATGTCCATGAGGATGCCGAGGTCATCGCGGCCACCGTCGCCGGGCTGCCCGACAGCCTTGGCGGGATCCGCATGGCGCTGCGCGTGGCAGAGCTGGCGCGGGCGGGGATGACACCCGACTGGATGCCCGGCGTTGTCCCACGTTGTGTGCCGCGGGAGACGCGCGAGAACCAGCACGGCGTCCGGGCCGTCACCGAGGTGATTGGGACGGAACGCGTCCTCTCGCGGGGCAAGTGGCGCTGCGTTGATGTGCTGCACTGCCCCGTCATCTGGCGGCCGCATCCCGAACAGATCGCATCCGCACGGCGAGGCTATGACGATTGGTGGGCGGCCTTGGATTGGGTGCGCGATGGGTTGGTAGCTGGCGGAATATTGAGGGAGGTGGAGGTCACGGGAGTAATGCCGAAGGTGAAACCTTGGAAAAACAAGTGATAACGTCGATCTCGGCCCATTGCTGCCATTCACTTGCCGACCAGATGTTGCGATGCGGCATACCAGAACGGCCATTCGAGTTTCGTGCAGTAATTTGGGAAGTTCATCGTCGGGTCGTGAGGCTTTCAAGACGGCACGGAGGGGCCAGAGCTGATCATGCAATAGACGGCATCACCTCATTTCCGATATTCTTGCAGGCCAAGCTTTGCCCACATCCAACCAAAATCGTATTCCGCTAGTACAGCGTTTTGCTGCTTGTCACTGCGGTTCTCGAGAAGTTTCAACCAGTCAACCACCTTCTCACGACCAGCTGCGCTGCGTACAGCTTGGCGCGGCGACTTGCCGTCCAAGGCAGGCAATGGGGCATCCAAGGTTTCGCGGTAATGCTTATCCATATAGTCATGCGTGATCTGTTTCTCGATGTGTGGCGGAATCTCGTCTGCACCTTCCAAAGACGTTTCAGCGCGTTCCTCAGACATCACTTGCTCAACGGTGCGGATTGCGGTCAAAGGCCGCTTCAGACGTTTGCCTGTTGCCTCTATCACCAACGCGGCAATTTTTTCTGCGCGGGCAGCCGAATTCACCTGTACCAGCAGAGATTTCCCTTTGAGCTCGAGGGTTCCCAGCACGGTGCGTCCTGTCATTTCTGTGTCCAACATCATTCCACTCCCCTTCTTGGGCGTGTTGCGCAGGGCAAGCCAGTTCCAGAAACGCGGCCCCTCGGGCACGAAACCTTTGACGTCATCCAAGCAGGCCGCAATTTCTTTTTGTAGCACACCCGGCGCCAAACGAAACCTGAGATCATGAAACATCACGTCGTCGCCATCCGAGTTGCAGAGCTCTGGAATTCCAGAAGACATGGCCTTTGGTAGCGTGGTAAACAACCAAGCGCTGGTAAAGACGGGGGCGCAGTCCATCAACTGGCGCGTCGTTAGCTGTAACGGGGCGTTCCCCTTCAGTTTCATTGCTGCGCGAAGCCCTTCGAACAGAAATTCGACGGCTTCAGCCGAAAAGGCCAACAATGCGCCCGAGATGACGTGCGTGTCGCCCTCGGCAATCACGCGGACGGCAATTCGGTCCCATTGCTTTAGGGAGCGCGTGGCGGACTTTTCAAAAACGGTGACCCGCTCCCTATCACCAACCAAGTCTTTGAGCACCATAGACTCGCCAAGTTTAACGTTACTGACTTCGTAAAGGCTCACTGGCGTATCGCGAAGAGCTGCAAAATATTCTCTATTGGCGGCCGTTTCATTCCAGCCACGACGTTTAAGGTAGAGGTCAACGACACTGCCTTCATCGTCCCGGCGAGAAAGGAAATCCTCGAATCCGCATCCCCACAATACACTAGGCCATGGTTCCCCTAACAGTTCGGGTAGGTCGTCGTAATCCAGATCAAATTCCTCAAGCGCTGGCATGAGGTGTTCGGTTGTCACATCCTGTAGCCGCCCGAACCAGAGATCATCCTGCCTGATAAAATCCAGCAAATTTGAGATGTCATTTCGCATACCAGCCCTCCAGAATTGTGCATCGACAAAGTACACCTATAGAAAACACGCCGTCAGGTTACAAATAGTTCGGAGGCACAACATAGCTTCTGATCACAGCCCACGGCCGCCATTCTGTCGGTGAGCATACCACCCTACTGTCGTGTAGTATGGCAGTCAGCAATTAAAATCCCCATGCTGGCTTTTAAACGTGATCGGCCCAAAGCCGACCTCCAACCATTTTCGGCGATGCTGCGGTGCGGCCCGTCAGACCGGACTTTCGCTGCACGTGCGAAATTCGATGATGGGCGAACTCACAATGTGCGGACATAGTGAGCTTTTGCTGCGGCTGCGCCAATGGCTGCCTTTAAGCTTCGGTTTCAAAGCGATAATCGGTCGTTCTTTACGAATTTCAAAACTGCCTGCACCTTAGTGGAACGGTGCAAATCCGTGTGCGTCACGAGCCACAAAGGAACCGCCCAATCTGGTTGCGGCGCAAGCACCTCGACCAAATCCGTGCGTTTTTGCGCGTATATCTCAGGGTAAAATCCGATCCCCATTCCGGCCAACAGGGCTTGATCGGCAACGCCTTGGTTTGCGCTGATTAAGACTTTGCTTGTCTCGGGCACATTTTTCCGCAGCCATCCCGTGAAGGGAAACGGTGTTTTGTTCTGCTCCCAACAGACAAACCTGTGATTGCAATAGTCGTCTTGCGATTGCGGAATGCCATGGCGCGCGGCGTAGGTCGCTTGGGCGTAGAGACCGAGCTTTAGGTCCAGATAGGGCTGAACGACGTTGTCTGGCTGATCGGGCTTGGGGCCGGACCGGATGGCGACATGGGCCTCGCCATATTCCAGTTTGAGCAGGGCCGGACTGGCGACAAACTGGATCACTGTGCCTTTGTTTTCATCCTGAAACCGCTGCAGCGCGGGCAGCAGAAGGGGGGCGATCCGTTCGTGGGCCGTCACGATGAGATCGCCGGTAATCTGGGCGGACCGGCTGCGCGTTCGTCCGGCCAGTTGCGCGAATTGCTCCTCCGTCGCGTGGGCCACGCGCAAAAGGTCGTCACCTACTTCGGTGGGCGTGTAACCGGTCTTGTTGCGCAAGAAGACGCGCGCGCCCAATTCGGCCTCTAGCGTGTCGATGTGGCGGATTACCGTGGCGCGGTGAACGTTTAGCATGTCAGCGGCGGCGCTAACGGTCCCTAGGCGGGCGACCTGATAGGCGGTTTTAATCTCGGTCCATTTATCCATCGTTTTCCCATCCTTCGGGATGTCACGTATTCGCACATAGGATGCGCAAATCGGTATCTATGTTGTTATTTTGTTGCATGACATAAATGCGCATCATCGAAGAATGTCAACACAGTCGCTGGGGTCCCCGGTGATCGCACTCCTACTTTTTAACCGACATAACACAACAAGAAGGTCGCAAAATGCAATCACCACACCACCGCCGCGCGTTCATCCTGATGACCATAATGATGGTGCTTACTTTCTCTCGCGCCTCTGTTGCCACGTATTTCCCCCATTTGGAGATGTATGGCGGCGTTGATGCAAATGCCTGGTTCGCCCCATGGGTCAGCGATACAATTCTCGGCCTTTTAGTTCCGGTCATGATCTATCTTTTGTGGCGCAAGACCGGTACGAAAGTCTGGGCCGGATTAATCGTCTATAACGCGCTTGGTGCGTTTGATTATTCTCATGGGCTGGCCACACAATGGCATTATCCGCAAATGACCGAAGGCTCGGTGTCCGCTGTCATCTACACAGCCATTGGACTGGGCATGATTTTTAACCTCACAGTCGCGCTAATGATGTTCCGCGGAGACATTATGCGTCATTTTCTCAAATAATCCACGCAAAAATCAAAACTTTGGAACGAAAGATTCACCATGTCTGTATCAACACAAATGCTTCCCGATGGTTCCAACCCAGAAGGCGTCGCCCCGAACCCACCGCTTGGATGGTCGGGCAAGTCCGACCTGAAAGATGTGGTCGTGCATGGACCGGCGTTCTCTCATGCGACGACGAAGTTGCGCACCCATCTTGTGTTCGCGGGCGTGCCCTACACCCATGAGCAGCACCTGAAGGCTAAGCCGCAGGGGATCAAGCCCAATTCGAGCTATCAAAAGGTGCCAGTCATCGACGTCACGGGACGGCAGGTGAACGACAGTTGGATCATTTTGCAGAACCTTCTGCCTGCCATCGGGATTGAGATGGACCCAGCGTTTGAAGAACGACTCGTTTTGGAGCTTGATACGACGTTCAAACTGCACTGCACCTCGACCGATTGGGCCCGTCTGGCGGTCGCGACCGTCGGCGCACCGGCGATGATAAAATGGCTGATCGGCCCGATGCTCAAGCGGATGGAACGCAAACAGGCACGCCACAACATAGCCACCTCTGGTCTTGGCCACCGTGAGGGGGATGAGGTGGCTTTTGCGCGTGACTTCAAGCGCGCCATGCGGGGCAAATTCCACGCAGGCACTGAGCCGGGCCATGCCGATCTGTCGTTCTACGGCTTTCTTGCGGGATATCTTTATGCGGGTTCTCCCATTGCTGCCAACATGGTCATGCAGGCCGGTCTGGATCCTTGGGTCAGTGCAATGAAGAAGATCGTTCCGATGGAAATGCTGTTCCCGAAAACCACCAAATAGGACCGCGCCATGACGGTCCGTCGTGATATCAAGATTGCTGTCGTCGGTGCATCCCTTGGCGGGCTAAGCG
This window contains:
- a CDS encoding tyrosine-type recombinase/integrase, with amino-acid sequence MVKRLRLNEKTVRDMIPEEDRDYQVFDTEIRGLSIRTLRSGSRSFVLDYRFAGRQRRMAIGRWPEWSATAARERARELRREIDEGRDPLGDRSELREAPRFKDMIDRYLAEHVPHLAPLNAGDQRAMLTKLVAPHWANKLVADITPHDVATLLNIIAQGRARPSKEKPNNRARKLQGAKPTPIRANRVGEVLRKMFTLAISWGWRTDNPATGFKKRVETARERFLSQEEIGRLAAVLDAAEDQRAAGIIRICMLTGSRVGEVRQARFEQFNLELCIWSKPAATTKQRKIHRIPISADVAAIVRQRSVSVPRDNPWLFPGDVPGQPVKEIRRFWINVQREANLPDVRIHDLRHTFASLLVSGGASLEMIGRLLGHTQMQTTQRYAHLMDSPLRAGVDAVAGMFRPRPKIIHDADVKRG
- a CDS encoding helix-turn-helix transcriptional regulator → MTKFEVNQRTAQRMVQALKEVFPSLEPHTHGGRQYWWKLRDIALISMQGIYDDELVALEMSVRRAVLDDAHSQAEVLQRLRERFVATLPAAAARRAEVDAEAVLEAQGYACRPGPKVKTSPKVTSVIAAALKGPCRLMISYQGKHDPAPRERIVEPYGMLLGTRHYLVARDPHKDDQFRQFRMDRIFWAEVTPEWFVKDEGFDLETYAARAFGSFHMDAEFSRVIWRFDPAAAVTAREFEFHPKQRMVDEEDGRLIVSFDASGLVEMAWHLYKWGDAVEVIEPPALREMVAGLQNNRISVLP
- a CDS encoding DNA-binding protein; the protein is MTQQRTTLRPTKTKLLSGWISRLDLALELGVTVETLRRWEGLRFGPPCVRAGRKVYYRRDAVQDWLTQQEMPNPQRAGARR
- a CDS encoding LysR family transcriptional regulator — protein: MDKWTEIKTAYQVARLGTVSAAADMLNVHRATVIRHIDTLEAELGARVFLRNKTGYTPTEVGDDLLRVAHATEEQFAQLAGRTRSRSAQITGDLIVTAHERIAPLLLPALQRFQDENKGTVIQFVASPALLKLEYGEAHVAIRSGPKPDQPDNVVQPYLDLKLGLYAQATYAARHGIPQSQDDYCNHRFVCWEQNKTPFPFTGWLRKNVPETSKVLISANQGVADQALLAGMGIGFYPEIYAQKRTDLVEVLAPQPDWAVPLWLVTHTDLHRSTKVQAVLKFVKNDRLSL
- a CDS encoding helix-turn-helix domain-containing protein; the protein is MSHAATNWAIQRRGLKPTTKIMLWHLCDRFNPDYGCFPSQARLAHDCEIGRATLNRHLDDLEARGLIRRIRSVDARTRQQRPTRYLLGFEPGFSPSGPGKPEGGDSAQDNADVLQIPCPDMRHGGRSEKAMSDNDLSAPIPPEPRLDLGHGAVSHFCENPCLKNGDSRVSNWDTNLVREPLRESVKEEEDAPARETGFDDFFGDLLQALGLDADQALPAWWQGWPARQHVQRWIDHLGMSQDRILAVARETREAHPAPPDGPKALDRAMERAVRRDADAAKQATASGRNPKRQRKRDAGPRPSDDQLAAFYAGMVNSDAYLPANAISSAMCGLMLTRKLVTPDQLRLRGVL